Below is a genomic region from Amycolatopsis sp. 195334CR.
GGCGAAGCGGCGTGAGGCGGCGGCACGCAGCTCCGGCGACTCGGTGCGGATGCCCTCGTTCGCCATCAGGGCCAGCGCGAGGTCCTCCAGCACGAAGTCCTCCCGCAGGGAACCGGACTTCTTCGCCCGCGCCACCAGTTCGAGCATGCTGCGCAGGGCGCGGTCGCGTTCGGCGGCGAAGTCGAGCGAGCGGGGGAGTTGCGAGGTGAAGGCGCGGGCGAACCCCCGGTCGAGCGCGTGCACCACCATCACGTTCTCGATCACCAGGCGGAAGCCGTCCCACGGATCGCTCGCCGCCAGTCCCTCCTCCACCACCGCCGAGCACAGCACCATCTGCTCGGCGAAGGCCTCCTCCAGCAGGTCGTCCTTGGTGGCGAAGTGCCGGTAGACCGTGGCCACGCCGAGGCCGGCGCGCCGGGCGATCTCCCGGATCGGCACGTCGAGCCCTTCGGCGGCGAAGGCGAGCCGGGCCACCGCGAGGATGCGCGCGCGGTTGTCCCTGGCGTCGGAGCGGAGCTTCGTTCCCACTTGAGCCGTCACCCCTCTCACTTTAACTAACCGGACGGGGTGTTCCGTTAACGTCCGGGGCATGAGAGCCATCCAGATCACCGAGTACGGCCCGCCCAGCGTCCTGCGCGTCGCCGAAGTTCCCGTCCCGCACGCCGGGCCGGGGGAGATCCGCATCGAGGTCCGGGCTTCCGGGCTGGCCGCCGGGGACGTGCGGATCCGGTCCGGGGAGTTGCGCGAGGTGGCGCCGATCGAACTGCCCTACCTGACCGGTTTCGACGCCGCGGGAGTGGTCGACGAGGTGGGCGAGGGGGTGACCGGCGTGCGCGTCGGCGACGAGGTGTTCGGGGGCACCTCGTCGGCGGCGCGGGGCGCCAACTCCGACTACGCGGTCCTCGGCATGTGGGCGCCCAAACCGGCGGCGTGGAGCTGGGAGGAAGCGGGCGGTGCGGCGGGCAGCGTCGAGACGGCCACCCGGGTGTTCGACCGGCTCGCGCTGGGCGCCGGGCAGACCGTGCTCGTGCAGGGGGCGGCCGGGGGAGTGGGCACCGTCGCCGTGCAGCTCGCCGTTGCCCGCGGGGCGAAGGTCGTCGGCACCGCACGCGAACAGAACCACGACCTCGTGCGGTCGCTGGGCGCGGAACCGGTCACCTACGGGCCGGGGCTGGCCGGCCGGTTGCCGTCCACTGTGGACTTCGTGCTCGACTGCGCCGGCCGGGACCTGCCCCAGCTGGTGGCGATCACCGGCGACCCGGCACGCGTGGTGACGATCGCCGACCTCGCCGCGCACGAGCACGGTGTGTACCTCTCGCACACGGCACCGATGGCCGGGGCGGACACGCCGGCACCGCACGGTCTCGCCACCGCGACCGCGCTCGCCGCCGAGGGTCGCTTGCGAGTACCGGTCGCGGCGACCTTCCCGCTGGCCGACGCCGCCGCCGCGCACGAACTGAGCGAAAACCGCCGTGCGGGCGGGAAAATCGTGTTGCTTCCCTAGGCGGTGTCCGGCAAGTCACGCTCGCGGTCTTCGCGCCCAGGCGGTCCCTGGCGGCACCGGGCCTTCGGCCGAGTACGGCCAGTACGAGGCCGAACGCCCGGCACCGCCAGGAACCACCTGGATCACGAAGCCCATCGAGCAGACTTGCCGGACACCGCCTAGTTGTCGTACGGATCGTCGGCGGCGGAGCGGTAGTCCCAGTCCGACGCCAGTGCCGGGTCGATGATGGCGAAGCGGGTGCCGAGCGGATCGGACAGCACGGCGACCTTGCCCAGCGCCGAGGCGTAGGGCCGGAACCGCAACCGCGCTCCCGCTTCCCTGGCGCGGTTCAGGGTCTGGTCGAAGCCGAGATCGGGGTCCACTTCGAAGTGCGCGATCCAGCGGGGTGGGACCTCGGGCGGGGTGGCGGGATCCATCCGGACCCGGCCGAACACCGAGTCGTCGCCCAGCGAGTGCACCACGTAGTCGGTGGCTTTGCCGTCGCCGAACTGGCGCTGGGTGTAGCCGAACAGGGCGCCGAAGAACCGGTCCGCGAGATGGGCCTGCCGGGTGACGAACTCCGCCCACACCAGGGTGCCCGGCAGGCCCGCGGTGAAGCCGTGCTCGGGTTGCGCCAGGCCGAAGGTGGCGCCGCTGGGGTCGTCGACCAGCAGCTTGGCCCCGACGCCGGGCACCACGTGGGGCCGGGTTTCGAGCACGCCGCCGCCGAGGCGGTAGGCCTGGGCGCTGGTCGCCGCGAGGTCCGGGGTGGCCAGGTACAGCGTCCAGTCCCGGACCGCGTCGCGGTGCCCGCGGAACCCGGCCACGGGCTCGTCGAACAGCGACGCGACGACGTAACCCCGGCCGTCGCCGTCGGTCACCTGCTGGTAGGTCCAGCCGAACACGTCCTGGTAGAAGCGCGTGCTCCGGTCCAGGTCCGCGGTGGCGAGTTCCAGCCAGCCCGGACCACCGGGCGCCGGGCTGATGATCATGAACCCACTCTAGCGGTTCACCGCGGGTGGACGAGCCCGCTCGCCGTCATGCTGCCTAAGCTGAGCCGGTGGAACGGCAGGAACTGGTCGAGTACGTGCGGGCCCAGCGCGCGGGTGTGGTGTCGACGCTCGGGCCGGGCGGGGAACCGCAGGCCGCCTATCTCACGCTCGCCGCGACCGATGCCGGTGACCTCGTCTTCGACGCGAAACCGGACTCCCGCAAGGTCGCCAACCTGCGCCGCGACGGGCGCGTCGCAGTGGTCGTCGGCGGATCGGACGGCACCACGCTGCAGTGCCAGGGCATCGCCGACTTCCCGGACGGGGACGCGCTCGACCACTGCACGGCCACCTACCTGGCGGCGTTCCCGGAGTTCGCCGGTTCGTTCGGCGACGGCGGCGTGGTCGTGGTGCGGGTGGCGCTGGACTGGGCGCGATTCGGCGATTTCCGCGGTGCTCAGCCCTCGCTGCGCGAGGTCCGGCTCGAACTGTCCTAAGACACTGGCGGTGCGCCGGTTCCGCTGGTGGCGTAACCGATTCCCGGCCGACCGCCGCGGATCTACCGTGGTCGCATGCACCCACCGATCACCGGCACCGCCGCCGGCGTGCCGTTCACCGCGTTGCCCCCGGCCGGGGACGGCCCGGCCCCGCTGATCCTCACCTGGCACATGCTCGACGCACCCCGCTCGGACGCCGCGTTCGCCGCCGCGCTGCCGATGCACGGCCTGCCCGCGTGGCGCGTGCACCTCGGCATGCCGATGTGCGGCGCGCGCATGGTCGACGGCAGCATGGACGCCGGAATGGCGTTGGTGCGCGAGGACGTGCTGATGTCCTTTTTGTACCCGTTCGCCAAGCAGGCGGCCGAGGAGTTCCCGGCCGCGCTGGCGTCGATCCGGGACCAG
It encodes:
- a CDS encoding NADP-dependent oxidoreductase; amino-acid sequence: MRAIQITEYGPPSVLRVAEVPVPHAGPGEIRIEVRASGLAAGDVRIRSGELREVAPIELPYLTGFDAAGVVDEVGEGVTGVRVGDEVFGGTSSAARGANSDYAVLGMWAPKPAAWSWEEAGGAAGSVETATRVFDRLALGAGQTVLVQGAAGGVGTVAVQLAVARGAKVVGTAREQNHDLVRSLGAEPVTYGPGLAGRLPSTVDFVLDCAGRDLPQLVAITGDPARVVTIADLAAHEHGVYLSHTAPMAGADTPAPHGLATATALAAEGRLRVPVAATFPLADAAAAHELSENRRAGGKIVLLP
- a CDS encoding helix-turn-helix domain-containing protein — translated: MGTKLRSDARDNRARILAVARLAFAAEGLDVPIREIARRAGLGVATVYRHFATKDDLLEEAFAEQMVLCSAVVEEGLAASDPWDGFRLVIENVMVVHALDRGFARAFTSQLPRSLDFAAERDRALRSMLELVARAKKSGSLREDFVLEDLALALMANEGIRTESPELRAAASRRFAALMLQSFQAKPVAGPLPPAVRLPLSRL
- a CDS encoding pyridoxamine 5'-phosphate oxidase family protein; translation: MERQELVEYVRAQRAGVVSTLGPGGEPQAAYLTLAATDAGDLVFDAKPDSRKVANLRRDGRVAVVVGGSDGTTLQCQGIADFPDGDALDHCTATYLAAFPEFAGSFGDGGVVVVRVALDWARFGDFRGAQPSLREVRLELS
- a CDS encoding VOC family protein, whose translation is MIISPAPGGPGWLELATADLDRSTRFYQDVFGWTYQQVTDGDGRGYVVASLFDEPVAGFRGHRDAVRDWTLYLATPDLAATSAQAYRLGGGVLETRPHVVPGVGAKLLVDDPSGATFGLAQPEHGFTAGLPGTLVWAEFVTRQAHLADRFFGALFGYTQRQFGDGKATDYVVHSLGDDSVFGRVRMDPATPPEVPPRWIAHFEVDPDLGFDQTLNRAREAGARLRFRPYASALGKVAVLSDPLGTRFAIIDPALASDWDYRSAADDPYDN